In Musa acuminata AAA Group cultivar baxijiao chromosome BXJ2-3, Cavendish_Baxijiao_AAA, whole genome shotgun sequence, the following proteins share a genomic window:
- the LOC103977682 gene encoding villin-2 isoform X1: MSSSTKYIDPAFQGVGQKVGTEIWRIEDFQPVPLPKSDYGKFHSGDSYIILQTSSGKGGAYLYDIHFWIGKESSQDEAGTAAIKTVELDAVLGGRAVQHRELQGFESDKFLSYFKPCIIPLEGGFASGFKKPEVEKFETRLYVCRGKRVVRMKQVPFARSSLNHDDVFILDTEKKIYQFNGANSNIQERAKALEVVQYLKDKYHEGTCGVAIIDDGKLQAESDSGEFWVLFGGFAPIGKKVVNEDDIILEASPAKLYSINDGQLKLEENTLSKAMLENYKCYLLDCGAEIFIWVGRVTQIEERKAASKAAEDFIINQNRPKTTRITQVIQGYETHSFKSNFESWPAGTVTGTGTSSGEEGRGKVAALLKQQGVDLKGISKGSPINEEVPPLLEGGGKLEVWRINGSAKNPVPKEEIGKFYSGDCYIVLYTYHSSEKKEDYFLACWMGKDSIQDDQMMATRLANTMWSSLKGRPVQGRIFQGKEPPQFIALFQPMVVLKGGISSGYKKFIADKNLNDETYTSDGIALIQVSGTSVHNNKAVQVDAVATSLSSTDCFILQSGNSLFIWSGSSSTFEQQQWAARIAELLKPGVTLKHVKEGTESSAFWFGLGGKQGFTSKKITQDIIRDPHLYTFSFKKGKLEVTEVFNYSQDDLLTEDMLVLDTHAELFVWIGQSVDSKEKQKAFDIGQKYIELATSLEGLSPDVPLYKITEGNEPCFFTTYFSWDNAKAMVQGNSFQKKLLHLFGNAMHASESKDKSTSDYHGGPTQRASALAALSSAFSPSSNTKTTAPRPSRPSRGSQRAAAVAALSSVLTAEQKKGESETSTTRFSRSPSPGPHVTVNDSAKTDSGGSELGASLGLSLETEITEGDSTISESTISDTEVAQDPEIVKNGGETAFGYERLKAKSSNPVRGIDYKRREAYLSDDEFQTVMGITKKAFYQQPKWKQDMQKRKMDLF, from the exons ATGTCCAGTTCTACAAAATATATTGATCCTGCATTTCAGGGAGTCGGACAAAAAGT AGGAACAGAGATCTGGCGTATCGAGGACTTTCAACCGGTACCTTTACCAAAGTCTGATTATGGTAAATTCCACTCTGGagattcatacataattttacag ACATCTTCTGGCAAAGGTGGTGCATACCTGTATGATATTCACTTCTGGATTGGGAAGGAGTCAAGCCAA GATGAAGCTGGGACTGCTGCAATCAAGACAGTTGAACTTGATGCAGTGCTTGGAGGTCGTGCTGTTCAACACAGGGAACTTCAAGGCTTTGAATCCGACAAGTTCTTGTCATACTTTAAACCTTGCATTATTCCTTTGGAAGGAGGATTTGCTTCTGGATTCAAAAAGCCTGAAGTGGAAAAGTTTGAAACACGACTATATGTATGTAGAGGAAAACGAGTTGTCAGAATGAAGCAG GTTCCATTTGCCCGGTCATCACTGAATCATGATGATGTGTTTATCTTGGATactgaaaagaaaatatatcaattCAATGGTGCTAACTCTAATATCCAAGAAAGAGCTAAAGCTTTAGAAGTAGTACAATATTTGAAAGACAagtatcatgaagggacatgtggCGTTGCTATCATTG ATGATGGAAAGCTGCAAGCCGAGTCAGACTCTGGTGAATTTTGGGTTCTTTTTGGTGGCTTTGCACCAATTGGCAAAAAGGTAGTCAAtgaagatgatattattttggaagCCAGTCCTGCAAAACTTTATAG TATCAACGATGGTCAGTTAAAGTTGGAAGAGAATACACTTTCTAAGGCAATGTTGGAGAACTATAAATGCTATTTACTGGATTGTGGGGCTGAGATATTCATTTGGGTTGGGAGGGTGACACAAATTGAAGAGAGAAAAGCTGCCAGCAAAGCTGCTGAG GACTTCATCATCAATCAAAACAGACCAAAAACTACGCGTATCACTCAAGTTATCCAAGGTTATGAAACACATTCATTCAAGTCCAACTTTGAATCATGGCCAGCTGGTACAGTAACTGGAACAGGAACTTCTAGCGGAGAGGAGGGACGAGGAAAAGTTGCAG CTTTATTAAAGCAACAAGGTGTTGATCTTAAGGGAATTTCAAAAGGCTCTCCTATAAATGAGGAAGTTCCTCCTTTGCTTGAAGGCGGTGGAAAACTTGAg GTTTGGCGCATCAATGGTAGTGCCAAGAACCCAGTTCCAAAGGAAGAGATTGGTAAATTTTACAGCGGAGATTGTTATATTGTCCTTTATACATACCATTCTAGTGAGAAGAAAGAGGACTACTTCTTAGCTTGTTGGATGGGAAAGGATAGTATTCAG GATGATCAAATGATGGCGACTCGATTGGCTAATACAATGTGGAGTTCCTTAAAAGGAAGACCTGTGCAG GGTCGCATTTTTCAAGGGAAAGAACCACCACAATTCATTGCACTCTTTCAGCCAATGGTTGTCTTGAAG GGTGGAATCAGTTCCGGTTACAAAAAGTTCATTGCAGATAAGAACCTGAATGATGAAACATATACTTCTGATGGCATTGCACTAATTCAAGTATCTGGTACATCAGTCCACAACAATAAGGCAGTTCAAGTTGATGCG GTGGCAACATCATTGAGTTCCACTGATTGCTTCATTTTGCAATCTGGAAATTCACTATTCATATGGAGTGGAAGTTCAAGTACTTTTGAACAGCAACAGTGGGCTGCACGAATTGCAGAACTTTTAAAG CCAGGTGTTACTCTGAAGCATGTCAAAGAGGGAACAGAAAGCTCTGCTTTCTGGTTTGGTCTGGGTGGAAAGCAAGGTTTTACCAGCAAAAAGATCACCCAAGATATCATTAGAGATCCTCACTTGTATACTTTTTCATTTAAGAAAG GAAAACTAGAG GTTACTGAGGTTTTCAATTATTCTCAAGATGATTTGTTAACAGAAGATATGTTGGTACTTGATACACATGCTGAGCTCTTCGTTTGGATTGGACAGTCTGTGGATTCCAAGGAGAAGCAAAAGGCATTTGATATAGGGCAG AAGTACATAGAGCTTGCCACATCACTAGAAGGTTTATCCCCAGATGTACCACTTTATAAAATCACAGAGGGCAACGAACCTTGCTTCTTCACGACATATTTCTCTTGGgacaatgcaaaggctatg GTTCAAGGAAATTCTTTTCAGAAGAAGCTATTACATCTATTTGGTAATGCTATGCATGCTTCAGAG TCCAAAGATAAATCTACAAGTGATTATCATGGTGGACCCACTCAAAGGGCATCAGCCCTTGCAGCATTATCATCTGCGTTCAGTCCATCTTCCAACACTAAAACAACAGCACCAAGGCCATCACGACCAAGCCGAGGGTCACAGCGAGCGGCTGCTGTTGCTGCACTGTCTTCAGTTTTAACTGCTGAACAAAAGAAGGGAGAATCAGAAACCTCCACAACAAGATTCAGCAGAAGCCCTTCCCCTGGTCCACATGTGACTGTAAACG ATTCTGCAAAGACTGATAGTGGAGGTTCAGAGTTGGGGGCTTCCCTTGGGCTTTCACTGGAAACGGAAATCACAGAAGGAGATAGCACCATATCAGAGAGCACCATTTCAGATACGGAGGTGGCACAGGATCCAGAGATAGTTAAAAATGGGGGTGAAACTGCCTTCGGCTACGAGCGCCTGAAAGCCAAGTCCAGCAATCCTGTCAGAGGAATTGACTATAAACGAAGAGAG GCCTACTTGTCTGATGATGAGTTCCAGACAGTTATGGGAATAACTAAGAAGGCATTCTATCAACAACCCAAATGGAAACAGGATATGCAGAAAAGAAAGATGGATCTCTTCTAA
- the LOC103977682 gene encoding villin-2 isoform X2 yields the protein MSSSTKYIDPAFQGVGQKVGTEIWRIEDFQPVPLPKSDYGKFHSGDSYIILQTSSGKGGAYLYDIHFWIGKESSQDEAGTAAIKTVELDAVLGGRAVQHRELQGFESDKFLSYFKPCIIPLEGGFASGFKKPEVEKFETRLYVCRGKRVVRMKQVPFARSSLNHDDVFILDTEKKIYQFNGANSNIQERAKALEVVQYLKDKYHEGTCGVAIIDDGKLQAESDSGEFWVLFGGFAPIGKKVVNEDDIILEASPAKLYSINDGQLKLEENTLSKAMLENYKCYLLDCGAEIFIWVGRVTQIEERKAASKAAEDFIINQNRPKTTRITQVIQGYETHSFKSNFESWPAGTVTGTGTSSGEEGRGKVAALLKQQGVDLKGISKGSPINEEVPPLLEGGGKLEVWRINGSAKNPVPKEEIGKFYSGDCYIVLYTYHSSEKKEDYFLACWMGKDSIQDDQMMATRLANTMWSSLKGRPVQGRIFQGKEPPQFIALFQPMVVLKGGISSGYKKFIADKNLNDETYTSDGIALIQVSGTSVHNNKAVQVDAVATSLSSTDCFILQSGNSLFIWSGSSSTFEQQQWAARIAELLKPGVTLKHVKEGTESSAFWFGLGGKQGFTSKKITQDIIRDPHLYTFSFKKGKLEVTEVFNYSQDDLLTEDMLVLDTHAELFVWIGQSVDSKEKQKAFDIGQYIELATSLEGLSPDVPLYKITEGNEPCFFTTYFSWDNAKAMVQGNSFQKKLLHLFGNAMHASESKDKSTSDYHGGPTQRASALAALSSAFSPSSNTKTTAPRPSRPSRGSQRAAAVAALSSVLTAEQKKGESETSTTRFSRSPSPGPHVTVNDSAKTDSGGSELGASLGLSLETEITEGDSTISESTISDTEVAQDPEIVKNGGETAFGYERLKAKSSNPVRGIDYKRREAYLSDDEFQTVMGITKKAFYQQPKWKQDMQKRKMDLF from the exons ATGTCCAGTTCTACAAAATATATTGATCCTGCATTTCAGGGAGTCGGACAAAAAGT AGGAACAGAGATCTGGCGTATCGAGGACTTTCAACCGGTACCTTTACCAAAGTCTGATTATGGTAAATTCCACTCTGGagattcatacataattttacag ACATCTTCTGGCAAAGGTGGTGCATACCTGTATGATATTCACTTCTGGATTGGGAAGGAGTCAAGCCAA GATGAAGCTGGGACTGCTGCAATCAAGACAGTTGAACTTGATGCAGTGCTTGGAGGTCGTGCTGTTCAACACAGGGAACTTCAAGGCTTTGAATCCGACAAGTTCTTGTCATACTTTAAACCTTGCATTATTCCTTTGGAAGGAGGATTTGCTTCTGGATTCAAAAAGCCTGAAGTGGAAAAGTTTGAAACACGACTATATGTATGTAGAGGAAAACGAGTTGTCAGAATGAAGCAG GTTCCATTTGCCCGGTCATCACTGAATCATGATGATGTGTTTATCTTGGATactgaaaagaaaatatatcaattCAATGGTGCTAACTCTAATATCCAAGAAAGAGCTAAAGCTTTAGAAGTAGTACAATATTTGAAAGACAagtatcatgaagggacatgtggCGTTGCTATCATTG ATGATGGAAAGCTGCAAGCCGAGTCAGACTCTGGTGAATTTTGGGTTCTTTTTGGTGGCTTTGCACCAATTGGCAAAAAGGTAGTCAAtgaagatgatattattttggaagCCAGTCCTGCAAAACTTTATAG TATCAACGATGGTCAGTTAAAGTTGGAAGAGAATACACTTTCTAAGGCAATGTTGGAGAACTATAAATGCTATTTACTGGATTGTGGGGCTGAGATATTCATTTGGGTTGGGAGGGTGACACAAATTGAAGAGAGAAAAGCTGCCAGCAAAGCTGCTGAG GACTTCATCATCAATCAAAACAGACCAAAAACTACGCGTATCACTCAAGTTATCCAAGGTTATGAAACACATTCATTCAAGTCCAACTTTGAATCATGGCCAGCTGGTACAGTAACTGGAACAGGAACTTCTAGCGGAGAGGAGGGACGAGGAAAAGTTGCAG CTTTATTAAAGCAACAAGGTGTTGATCTTAAGGGAATTTCAAAAGGCTCTCCTATAAATGAGGAAGTTCCTCCTTTGCTTGAAGGCGGTGGAAAACTTGAg GTTTGGCGCATCAATGGTAGTGCCAAGAACCCAGTTCCAAAGGAAGAGATTGGTAAATTTTACAGCGGAGATTGTTATATTGTCCTTTATACATACCATTCTAGTGAGAAGAAAGAGGACTACTTCTTAGCTTGTTGGATGGGAAAGGATAGTATTCAG GATGATCAAATGATGGCGACTCGATTGGCTAATACAATGTGGAGTTCCTTAAAAGGAAGACCTGTGCAG GGTCGCATTTTTCAAGGGAAAGAACCACCACAATTCATTGCACTCTTTCAGCCAATGGTTGTCTTGAAG GGTGGAATCAGTTCCGGTTACAAAAAGTTCATTGCAGATAAGAACCTGAATGATGAAACATATACTTCTGATGGCATTGCACTAATTCAAGTATCTGGTACATCAGTCCACAACAATAAGGCAGTTCAAGTTGATGCG GTGGCAACATCATTGAGTTCCACTGATTGCTTCATTTTGCAATCTGGAAATTCACTATTCATATGGAGTGGAAGTTCAAGTACTTTTGAACAGCAACAGTGGGCTGCACGAATTGCAGAACTTTTAAAG CCAGGTGTTACTCTGAAGCATGTCAAAGAGGGAACAGAAAGCTCTGCTTTCTGGTTTGGTCTGGGTGGAAAGCAAGGTTTTACCAGCAAAAAGATCACCCAAGATATCATTAGAGATCCTCACTTGTATACTTTTTCATTTAAGAAAG GAAAACTAGAG GTTACTGAGGTTTTCAATTATTCTCAAGATGATTTGTTAACAGAAGATATGTTGGTACTTGATACACATGCTGAGCTCTTCGTTTGGATTGGACAGTCTGTGGATTCCAAGGAGAAGCAAAAGGCATTTGATATAGGGCAG TACATAGAGCTTGCCACATCACTAGAAGGTTTATCCCCAGATGTACCACTTTATAAAATCACAGAGGGCAACGAACCTTGCTTCTTCACGACATATTTCTCTTGGgacaatgcaaaggctatg GTTCAAGGAAATTCTTTTCAGAAGAAGCTATTACATCTATTTGGTAATGCTATGCATGCTTCAGAG TCCAAAGATAAATCTACAAGTGATTATCATGGTGGACCCACTCAAAGGGCATCAGCCCTTGCAGCATTATCATCTGCGTTCAGTCCATCTTCCAACACTAAAACAACAGCACCAAGGCCATCACGACCAAGCCGAGGGTCACAGCGAGCGGCTGCTGTTGCTGCACTGTCTTCAGTTTTAACTGCTGAACAAAAGAAGGGAGAATCAGAAACCTCCACAACAAGATTCAGCAGAAGCCCTTCCCCTGGTCCACATGTGACTGTAAACG ATTCTGCAAAGACTGATAGTGGAGGTTCAGAGTTGGGGGCTTCCCTTGGGCTTTCACTGGAAACGGAAATCACAGAAGGAGATAGCACCATATCAGAGAGCACCATTTCAGATACGGAGGTGGCACAGGATCCAGAGATAGTTAAAAATGGGGGTGAAACTGCCTTCGGCTACGAGCGCCTGAAAGCCAAGTCCAGCAATCCTGTCAGAGGAATTGACTATAAACGAAGAGAG GCCTACTTGTCTGATGATGAGTTCCAGACAGTTATGGGAATAACTAAGAAGGCATTCTATCAACAACCCAAATGGAAACAGGATATGCAGAAAAGAAAGATGGATCTCTTCTAA